One Candidatus Scalindua japonica DNA segment encodes these proteins:
- the nadD gene encoding nicotinate-nucleotide adenylyltransferase, producing MSTNINISVSSYEKRIGILGGTFNPIHMGHLIMAEEVCQHHHLSKILFIPTYTPPHKQVNDLADTHHRYEMIKAAISGESDFEVSDIEIMRKGKSYTIDTVREILEQYGNESEIFLIMGADSLNELELWKNIKKLSQLCHFVVVNRPGFNTEVSARLVEIIGNDNISDMERLRIEMDPVGVSSTEIRKRVNDEVGINGLVPECVEAYIRDHALYTHI from the coding sequence TTGAGTACAAATATCAATATTTCTGTTTCGTCATACGAAAAAAGAATCGGGATACTTGGAGGCACCTTCAACCCGATACATATGGGGCATTTGATTATGGCAGAAGAGGTTTGCCAACATCACCATTTATCGAAAATCCTTTTTATACCCACATACACCCCTCCACATAAACAGGTAAATGATTTAGCTGATACGCACCATCGTTATGAAATGATCAAAGCTGCCATTAGCGGGGAAAGCGATTTTGAAGTATCCGATATAGAAATTATGCGTAAAGGTAAGTCATATACCATAGATACAGTACGAGAAATCCTGGAGCAATACGGTAATGAGAGCGAAATCTTCCTCATTATGGGTGCGGACTCATTAAACGAACTGGAATTGTGGAAAAACATCAAAAAGCTTTCTCAACTTTGTCACTTTGTAGTTGTAAACAGACCCGGGTTTAACACAGAAGTTTCCGCCAGACTTGTAGAGATTATTGGCAATGACAATATATCCGACATGGAAAGATTGAGAATAGAGATGGATCCTGTTGGAGTATCATCTACGGAGATAAGAAAAAGAGTAAATGATGAAGTTGGGATTAATGGTCTTGTGCCTGAATGCGTTGAAGCATATATAAGAGATCATGCCTTATACACACACATCTGA
- a CDS encoding Uma2 family endonuclease: MRTLLEDKEKKVYTYKDYLTTPGDKRYELIEGELIMNPSPVTYHQWISRKIGFELEKFVEKKKLGYVFNAPLDVYFDDTNLLQPDIFFIAINRLGIIAEKNIQGAPDLTIEILSEATAYKDFVKKKKIYAKYGVKEYWIVDPVERTIDLYTLKETAFVPAKSFTKNEIFESVLLHGFTMNLENIFASWK; the protein is encoded by the coding sequence ATGAGAACCTTGTTAGAAGATAAAGAAAAAAAAGTATATACCTATAAGGACTATTTAACTACTCCTGGTGACAAAAGGTATGAACTTATTGAAGGAGAATTAATCATGAACCCTTCGCCGGTAACTTATCATCAATGGATTTCAAGAAAGATAGGGTTTGAACTGGAAAAATTTGTAGAAAAAAAAAAGCTGGGATACGTTTTTAATGCTCCACTTGACGTCTATTTTGACGATACAAATCTTCTTCAGCCAGATATTTTCTTTATTGCAATAAACAGGCTTGGTATTATTGCTGAAAAGAATATACAGGGAGCACCTGATCTTACCATTGAAATACTTTCTGAGGCGACAGCGTACAAAGATTTTGTTAAGAAGAAAAAGATCTACGCAAAATACGGAGTTAAAGAGTACTGGATAGTTGATCCTGTAGAAAGAACGATAGATTTATACACATTGAAAGAAACAGCATTTGTCCCTGCGAAGAGCTTTACAAAAAATGAAATATTTGAATCAGTGTTACTCCATGGCTTTACAATGAACCTCGAAAATATTTTTGCTTCATGGAAATGA
- a CDS encoding IS1634 family transposase, with protein sequence MSDLSSAFKFNEEILHYQQRPFEFDGNEFDAHIFFNEKSEVEQKHNFFSVLFEYEEKFKDKSFKVLKEYLKYRKLNIPEKYRDYFKWNKTTLRIEKNAKKIKSFIYKMGSFVLITNKQQMDKAEVLNLYRQKDQVEKMFDIYKNEMNGDRLRAHSQYNVDGRLFIKFVALIIYAEASRVMKEKKLFNKYTVKELFAELKKLKITHIEKNDPILSELSKRQKIIFDAFGIQEDTLHSY encoded by the coding sequence TTGTCAGATCTTTCCAGTGCCTTTAAATTCAATGAAGAGATACTGCATTACCAGCAAAGACCTTTTGAATTTGATGGAAACGAATTTGACGCACATATTTTTTTCAATGAAAAATCTGAAGTAGAACAAAAACATAATTTTTTCTCAGTATTATTCGAATACGAGGAGAAGTTTAAGGATAAAAGTTTTAAAGTGCTTAAGGAATACCTGAAATATAGAAAGTTAAATATTCCAGAAAAATACAGAGATTATTTTAAATGGAATAAAACGACATTGCGGATAGAAAAAAATGCAAAAAAGATAAAATCGTTTATTTATAAAATGGGAAGCTTTGTGTTAATAACAAACAAACAACAAATGGACAAAGCGGAAGTATTAAATCTTTATCGCCAAAAAGATCAGGTTGAAAAAATGTTTGATATATACAAAAATGAAATGAATGGAGATAGGTTGCGAGCACATAGTCAATATAATGTCGATGGCCGTTTATTTATAAAATTTGTTGCGTTGATTATCTATGCAGAAGCATCAAGAGTTATGAAGGAAAAGAAGTTATTTAACAAATACACAGTAAAAGAATTATTTGCTGAACTCAAAAAATTAAAAATCACTCACATAGAGAAAAACGATCCGATTCTCAGCGAATTATCCAAAAGACAAAAAATTATTTTTGATGCTTTCGGCATCCAGGAAGACACATTGCATAGTTATTAA